The genomic DNA ATCTTGAATGCCAGCCACAGGGCAGCAATCGAGGCGATCACCGCGATGCCGACCGAGATCGCAACGATGTTCATGTCGTAGTGAATCGTTGCAGGCATCTGCATAGCCGCCATGCCGGTGTAATGCATGCCCGCCACGCCGACACCCATCAACAAACCGCCACCGACAAGTTTCAACGAGGTAAAAACGCCATTGCCGACGATCGCCAGCCCGGCCATGCACGAACCGATGGCGATGACGGCCGAAAGCGCGGTAAGGCCGACGTCATAAGACACCGCCATCGGCATCTTGCAGGCGAGCATGGCGATGAAATGCATCGCCCAGATCGCCCCGCCACCCATCGCCGCGCCGGCGGCAAGAACGGCTTTGTTGCGCGCACTTCCTGTAGGCGCTGCGGGAATGGCAATGGCCAACTGCAGTGCGGTGAACGAGCCGAGCACTGAGACGACGTAAGACAACGCGGCAAGCAGCGGATCGAGTTCGCAGTGAATCATGTGTTCGTTCATAGGTCCCCCTGAAGACCTGGTGATATCGCGTACGGTCAGTCGACCGGCGTAAACGTAAACGTGCATCGCGCCGCGCCGAGGTTGCGGCAGGCGGTTTCTTCGACGTCGACCTTGCCCAGATGGCCTGGCTCGTTGAGCAAGCCTTCGAGACAACCTCGCAGAAAGTGGCAGCTGGTGCCGTGATGCAGGCCAGTACCGCAGAACGGACTGTCCTTGACCACAAGCGTGCCATCGACGAGCTCGCACGAGCGTAAGCTGCGCATCGCCGGCAAAGCGATCTGCTTGACCGAATCGGCAAGATTCATGCGCGCGCCCAGCGCGTAGTCCCGCTTGAACATCCATGCGCCCAGTCGCGTACCCGCGTAGCGGGAGGCCTCATCGAGATACTCGGGTGAGATCTCGCGTTCGAAACCCACCACCAGCGGCAGCACTTTCGGGAAATGGCGCGCGAGCTCGGGCAGCAAGGCCTCGACTTCACGGATATATGCATCGTCGGCTCGCGCCGCTTGCCTGGGCTTTTGCACGGGAGCCACCGGTGGCGCAATCGCCTTGCCACCGAGCATCGACGATTCGAAGCTTTGCGCCAGCGGATGCGCACTCAGGCGTTCGCTCAACGTAGAAAGATTTCGCTCCGGCCCACGCACCGCCAGCGTCAGCAACACGCCTTCATCGGTGTGTGCCGTACGCGGACGCAACAGCGTGTAGCCGCAATTCATGACGATGCGCCCGAGTTCGAGCAACAGGCCTTCGCGACGCTCGGCAGTAATCCTGAATTCGACGTCGATCATGGCGTGTTATCTCCATGAGCCGACGCGCACGCGACACGGATCGCCCACGGCGACCGTTTGATTCCATAACGCATGTGCTGTTTCCCCTGTCTTCTTCCGACGAGCCGCAGGCGCGCCAAGTACGGTCCGGCCTTTGCAGGTGCCGTCGCTTGCGGTACATCGATCCCTATGCCGCTTGTTTTGTTGCTTGAGAGGATTGTAGCTGTATACAAGTACAAATATGCAAAAAAGTGAAGCGTGTCACATTTTATTTTTGTTATATCTGATCGTAAGAGTTGCAGGGAATGCAGTATCGACAGATCGAGCAAAGCCATTGCACCACTCCGGCGCATTGCCCATTATTGGGGCATGGATCTCGCAACCTGGCGCAACTGGGCAGAACAGATGACCACGGGCCTGGCCCTGGTCGACGCGCAGCTGCGGGTGGAGT from Dyella sp. GSA-30 includes the following:
- a CDS encoding MHYT domain-containing protein: MNEHMIHCELDPLLAALSYVVSVLGSFTALQLAIAIPAAPTGSARNKAVLAAGAAMGGGAIWAMHFIAMLACKMPMAVSYDVGLTALSAVIAIGSCMAGLAIVGNGVFTSLKLVGGGLLMGVGVAGMHYTGMAAMQMPATIHYDMNIVAISVGIAVIASIAALWLAFKMRGTLPMLASALIMGVAVSGMHYTGMEAAQIQHDGSQVLATGIEGGDFGLAIFLIVALLLGVVLMITLKRQQQRAQIEI
- a CDS encoding 4-vinyl reductase; this encodes MIDVEFRITAERREGLLLELGRIVMNCGYTLLRPRTAHTDEGVLLTLAVRGPERNLSTLSERLSAHPLAQSFESSMLGGKAIAPPVAPVQKPRQAARADDAYIREVEALLPELARHFPKVLPLVVGFEREISPEYLDEASRYAGTRLGAWMFKRDYALGARMNLADSVKQIALPAMRSLRSCELVDGTLVVKDSPFCGTGLHHGTSCHFLRGCLEGLLNEPGHLGKVDVEETACRNLGAARCTFTFTPVD